A part of Methanobrevibacter oralis genomic DNA contains:
- a CDS encoding potassium channel family protein, whose protein sequence is MSIKNLLIEMKNMSELMVDLAYSAVLFNSKAAAEEVIELENDINEMNYEIKKESLVAARSYEDAEKLTALLEIAEAAESIANAAKDLADIVIKGFKPHPVFKIVMEESDKSIVRETISENSDLANKSLGELLLVNRTGMRVIAIKRGTSWIYGPDKNTTLLAGDSLILKGTEAGADLIEKLASAECSMEDIPEELEDE, encoded by the coding sequence ATGTCAATTAAAAATCTTTTAATAGAAATGAAAAACATGTCGGAACTCATGGTGGATTTAGCATATTCAGCTGTTTTATTTAATAGTAAAGCTGCTGCTGAAGAAGTTATAGAGTTAGAAAATGATATTAATGAAATGAATTATGAAATTAAGAAAGAATCATTAGTTGCAGCTCGTTCTTACGAAGATGCAGAAAAATTAACTGCATTACTTGAAATTGCTGAAGCAGCTGAAAGTATTGCAAATGCAGCTAAAGATTTAGCTGATATAGTTATTAAAGGATTTAAACCACATCCTGTATTTAAAATAGTTATGGAAGAATCTGATAAAAGTATTGTAAGGGAAACAATTAGTGAAAATTCTGATTTAGCTAATAAAAGTTTAGGTGAGTTATTATTGGTTAATCGTACAGGCATGAGAGTTATAGCTATTAAGAGAGGTACTTCTTGGATATATGGTCCAGATAAAAATACAACTCTTTTAGCTGGTGATTCATTAATTTTAAAAGGAACAGAAGCTGGAGCAGATTTAATTGAAAAACTTGCATCTGCTGAATGTTCAATGGAAGATATTCCTGAAGAATTAGAAGACGAATAA
- a CDS encoding magnesium transporter, with the protein MMDKSHPKMIRTSLSTFLKNHNFIVKEGLIALLICALGDLVAGIILGKMTFFLKMFPGLLVLIPGAIGMRGNIFGSFASRLSTNLHIGIISPKFELSDDLNHNIFASFVLTLFLSLFLAIVAKGLCLLFNFESISIFDFVIISVLAGIISNIIMLPITMFISFKSFKHGWDPDNVTTPIIAAFGDLFTLPAIIISIYILRFINLNLILGYVIFIIILILVLVSFVYCYNLSYETKTILKQSTPVLLICSFLGGAAGGVLNSSVETLLTNPTLLTLIPQFSGESGSLISILGARLSSGLHSGLIEAAKKPQGHAVDNFIVSYILTILIFPFIGILAEASSILFKTAGVGFDKIMEISTISGLILVSVMIFVVYFISITSYNKGLDPDNIVIPISTSVTDSISSLILISVSLVILGVLI; encoded by the coding sequence ATGATGGACAAATCTCATCCGAAGATGATACGCACTTCATTATCTACATTTTTAAAAAATCATAATTTTATAGTAAAAGAAGGTTTAATAGCTCTTTTAATTTGTGCTTTAGGAGATTTAGTTGCTGGAATTATTTTAGGAAAGATGACTTTCTTTTTAAAAATGTTTCCTGGACTTTTAGTTTTAATTCCAGGTGCTATAGGAATGAGAGGAAATATCTTTGGTTCTTTTGCATCTAGATTATCTACAAATTTACACATTGGTATTATTTCACCAAAATTTGAGTTGTCAGATGATTTAAATCATAATATTTTTGCTTCATTTGTTTTAACATTGTTTTTATCATTGTTTTTAGCTATTGTAGCTAAGGGATTATGTTTATTATTTAATTTTGAATCAATAAGTATTTTCGATTTTGTAATAATAAGTGTTTTAGCAGGTATAATTTCAAATATTATCATGCTTCCAATTACTATGTTTATATCATTTAAAAGTTTTAAACATGGTTGGGATCCAGATAATGTTACTACTCCAATTATTGCTGCTTTTGGAGATTTATTTACTTTACCAGCTATTATTATATCTATTTATATTCTTAGATTTATTAATTTAAACTTAATATTAGGATATGTGATTTTTATTATTATACTAATTTTAGTTTTAGTCAGCTTTGTATATTGTTATAATTTATCATATGAAACCAAAACAATTCTCAAACAATCAACTCCTGTTTTGTTGATTTGTTCTTTTTTAGGAGGGGCGGCTGGTGGTGTTTTAAACAGTTCAGTTGAAACATTATTAACTAATCCAACTTTACTTACTTTAATTCCCCAATTTTCAGGTGAAAGTGGAAGTTTAATTAGTATTTTGGGAGCTAGATTATCTTCAGGACTTCATTCTGGTTTAATTGAAGCAGCCAAAAAACCTCAAGGCCATGCTGTTGATAATTTCATTGTTTCATACATTTTAACCATTTTAATTTTCCCATTTATCGGAATTCTGGCTGAAGCTTCATCTATATTATTTAAAACAGCAGGCGTTGGTTTTGATAAAATAATGGAAATAAGTACAATTTCAGGACTTATTTTAGTTAGTGTAATGATTTTTGTTGTTTATTTTATTTCAATTACTTCGTATAATAAAGGTTTAGATCCTGATAATATTGTAATTCCAATTTCAACAAGTGTTACGGATTCTATTTCAAGTTTAATTTTAATATCTGTTTCTTTAGTTATTTTAGGAGTTTTGATTTAA